The genome window ACCGGATACAGAACAGTTTCGCAACCGTCGGTAGCTGTTTATCCTCAAAGAAGCAAGCACAGCTATCTAGCGCTGACCCTTGCGCTGAGGATCGCTATTAGGGCAATGGGTAAAACTATGGCACGAACGTTCGTCGTGGCTTTGCTACCTTTACTCTTAACTTTGATCAAAATATTGTGACATCATCTCGTGAATGCGACTGTAATCAGGTAGCCAATAACTGATATGATTCCGCCCCACGCTATTAGCCTCACCGGGTACAGTTAACATTTGTACGTTTGAGCGGTCTATTTTTACGGAAAAACCCACCAGCGCCAGTAATTCCTCAACGCTTAAATTGCTGTCTAAATTCGATTGAACCACCGAGAGGATTTGGGGAAATCGCGTCACCGTTGTAGGATTGAGCGCCTGTTCCATCAACGCACCCATCACCATATGCTGTCTCTCAATCCGGCCAATATCTCCCAACCCGTCATGACGAAAGCGCAGCAATTGTAGGGTCTGATCTCCATTCAGGTGCTGTCTTCCTTTCTTCAGGTTGATATACAGGTGCTGAGAGTCGTCTTTGTACTTCATGTCCTTCGGCACATCAACCGTAACGCCCCCCAGTGCATCTAACAGTTTTTGCACACCCTCAACGTTCACGCGCAGATAGCGGTCAATCTGGACGCCATCGAGCAACTGACTCACTAATTTAGCGCTAGCGGCTGGGCCACCGTTAATATTGGACGCATTAATCTTAATCACACCCACCCCATCCATCTCCACACGGGTATCGCGAGGAATTGAAAGAACTGTCATTTTTTCAGTTTTGGGGTCAAACCGGACTAAAAGCATCACATCCGACAACCCGTCGAAAGAGTTAACCTGCGCTTGATAACTCAGATTTTGGACATCTGGAGGAGGATTGCGAACATCGGTTGTCAGAACGCTCATTCCCATCACTAAAACATTGACGGGTCGGGTCAACTCTGGCAATCGTAGATTGCTACGGGTAAGGCTGCCACTTTTACTAAAAATTGCCGCTTCGTCTCGAGTCAAATGCCTTTGCAGCAAAGGTGTGAAGGAAAAGGACACGGCTAACATGGCACCGACTGTCGCCGACAGCATCGCCACTCCACTTAAGCCACATCCGAGCCAGAACCAATTTCGTGAATGAGGGGCTGTTGACACTTTAGAGCTTTTATGGTCAATTTTCTGACTGGTCACTGATTTCCTTTCACAAAAACGAGCGGTTGGGTCTTAATCCTGTACTCCCTGAGTTGGGATAGGGATGCTGACGAATGTTGATGCAGTATGAGTGAGGACGCGACAAGCGTCCTAGTTCACTATTCCATGGCTCCGATAGCTGAGCAGGAAGCAATAGCAGTTCTCTGGTGAGAAAGATGTAATCGTTAGGCTTTGGACGAAATTAGCCTCAGACATTGCACTGATTAATCTTTAGAGGCCGATTGACGCGATCAATTATGACCCTGACCCATCGCATTTATACAATACCAGCCCCAACTTCTGTAAAGTTATTAAACATTTTCTTGCCCCACAAAAGTAAATTTTGTAGTGTTAGATACAGAAATAATATTATCTCTTCTTTTTTTACAGGGCACTTGCCTTAGCCCAGCAAGACGTGACAGCCAGATTGCCCTAGACTTTGTCTCCTCGCTGGCTCGC of Microcoleus sp. AS-A8 contains these proteins:
- a CDS encoding LCP family protein codes for the protein MTSQKIDHKSSKVSTAPHSRNWFWLGCGLSGVAMLSATVGAMLAVSFSFTPLLQRHLTRDEAAIFSKSGSLTRSNLRLPELTRPVNVLVMGMSVLTTDVRNPPPDVQNLSYQAQVNSFDGLSDVMLLVRFDPKTEKMTVLSIPRDTRVEMDGVGVIKINASNINGGPAASAKLVSQLLDGVQIDRYLRVNVEGVQKLLDALGGVTVDVPKDMKYKDDSQHLYINLKKGRQHLNGDQTLQLLRFRHDGLGDIGRIERQHMVMGALMEQALNPTTVTRFPQILSVVQSNLDSNLSVEELLALVGFSVKIDRSNVQMLTVPGEANSVGRNHISYWLPDYSRIHEMMSQYFDQS